The genomic window gCAGCTGCACCCCGCGAATATGGGCCTGAACACCACATGACACGGGGCCTTTATTATCTGTGCTCTGATCTATAGCTGCCAGATTTTGGACCTCCTCTTACCATTCATTTGCCCTGATCCACTATCCTCCTTATATTTTGACCCCAGACCTGACCACGCGTTTGTCTTTCCCCTTAGTTCACGGCATGCTCTCTTTGTATTTGACCCCAGAACATTTTATAACCCTGCCTCACGGCTTGTCCGTGCAGTGACTAGTGTCACACACTGTTCCAATAAACCAGATAGATATCACTTAAATGCTAGTAGGtactcagattaccactatatctgcaggtaaatagtgtttttgtagctgccaggttttctttaaccccttctcgatatGTAACATATTATTACATCCTATTACTTCTTGCGGGCTCAGAAGCTGAGTCTCTATTATTGACTGTAGATGATGTCTGAGTTATTCAGTGGAGGTAAGCTTCACCCACTACTGTTAACTTTCAATCTTTGACAGCAGCATTCGCAGCTCGCAGCCAATGAGGTACAACGTTCCACATATCCAACGCCCCCAGCAACATTTATCATTGGGTGCATATGGGTCGCCATAATAGTtgggggtctgctaaagacccTTTGCCCTATATAGGAGTACGCCTATGATCACACCTAGATACTTTCCTTCAGTGGTGTAGATTTGAAAATTAGATAATTTGTGGGGTGtgattccactgtttaggcacatcaagggctttacaaatgtgacatggcatcctctttcagccaattttgttctccaaaagtcaaattgtgccccttcccttccgagtcctggggTATCTGCGTATAcacaagaaattgcacaacagaattatatggtccattttctcatcttacccttgggaaaatgaaaatttgtggttaaaggaacacttttgtgttgtgttttatttttttccttccacatagctttAATTTCTATGACGCcttactgctgtaggaatattacaaaaaatagataaatacatagctaatgtggaAAATTAGTAAAATGacctaggcattgcattactgctttagatatatttgcaaagagagattcttagcttatgtattggccaatccatgtgagcccaataacctcgacaaggtgatctcattatattgggaacctaaccttaaatgcttctatgtgtgattaaaaatctgcatgtctggGCAGATAGGTTCCTGGCTAAATAAAATGGTAgacacaccctggctatagggcagagtgcttgGTCAGCTGCTCTtcaaggttatcgggctcacatggattggtcaatacataagctaagaatctcacTTTACAAATATCTGTCGTTTTACTCATTTTTCTCATTACCTGTGTATTAATCCCTTTTTCTAATatttctacagcagtaatgcaatgccaaagtatccttatattattgagtgccattgcatatgcttttgtagatatgttttattgaatctcgttttgagcacttcgaagggtgcagttttttaaaatgtcattttgggtgttttctgtcacataggcattTTAAAATAGAACACTACACACTTTGGAATTTATATGGATTTATGTGTTCCTATGTATGTTTGAGGTTATATTATTTAAAGCTTATAACTTCAATTTTAATTATGGCAGATGACGGTACCAGGAGTTCAACACAGAAAGCGAAGGGCAGTGAAAGTCacaaaggagagaagccatattcttgttcagaatgtgagaagtgttttgctaagaaatcaaatctcattacacatgagagaattcacacaggagagaagccatattcatgtgcagaatgtggaaaatgttttgctctGAAAGCACGTCTTATTAGACATGAggtaattcacacaggagtgaagccatattcatgtgcagaatgtgggaaatgttttgctcggaaatccaatctcattagacatgagagaattcacacaggagagaagccatattcatgtgcagaatgtggaaaatgttttactctgAAAGCAGTTTTTATTAGACATGAggtaattcacacaggagtgaagccatattcatgtgcagaatgtgagaaatgttttgctgacaaattagatctcattacacatgagagaattcacacaggagtgaagccgtattcatgttcagaatgtgagaaatgttttgctcggaaatcaaatcatgttaaacatttgagaattcacacaggagtgaagccatattcatgttcagaatgtgagaaatgttttgctcggaaatcagATATTATTACACATGTgagaagtcacacaggagtgaagccatattcatgttcagaatgtgggaaatgtttttttcagCAATCACATCTCATTAGACACgtgagaagtcacacaggagagaattcatattcatgttcagaatgtgggaaattttttgcttggaaatcacatcttattacacatgagcgaattcacacaggagtgaagtcaTAGTCATGAATAGAATGTCTGTTTTAGTAAGTCTATTAATATTTACTATCTGTTAATAAAGAGTTCATTTTCATGTCATTACAGTTGTGTACTTTGTATGATGGATCATTTACAAACTATTCATCTTTTTACACTTTTTAATTTTTGATGgagagaaaaaacttttttttttttgttatagcaAAGTTGTACGCTTTTATTCATCCATTTGTATTGCTTGAATGAGAGCAGAATTCATTTTGTTAAATCTACACTCCATTTTGTCTTTGTGTAAGAGCCTGTACTGTGTCTCCCcttgtgtaaggggtacttctcacatagtgagatcactgctgagtcacgttttttgtgatgcaccagtgacctcattagcaatctcgctgtgtgtgacactgagcagcgacctggcccctgctatgaaatcgctgctcgttacacacagtgctggtttattttttggactttgctctcccgctgtgaagcacaccgctgtgtttgacagcgagagagcaacgatctgaatgtgcagggagccggcttctgacagcctgtggtaagctgtaaccaaggtaaata from Anomaloglossus baeobatrachus isolate aAnoBae1 unplaced genomic scaffold, aAnoBae1.hap1 Scaffold_5347, whole genome shotgun sequence includes these protein-coding regions:
- the LOC142283220 gene encoding uncharacterized protein LOC142283220 — encoded protein: FKIQGKDMQNAADTMEKGEMDVRGDERSRDLSTDDGTRSSTQKAKGSESHKGEKPYSCSECEKCFAKKSNLITHERIHTGEKPYSCAECGKCFALKARLIRHEVIHTGVKPYSCAECGKCFARKSNLIRHERIHTGEKPYSCAECGKCFTLKAVFIRHEVIHTGVKPYSCAECEKCFADKLDLITHERIHTGVKPYSCSECEKCFARKSNHVKHLRIHTGVKPYSCSECEKCFARKSDIITHVRSHTGVKPYSCSECGKCFFQQSHLIRHVRSHTGENSYSCSECGKFFAWKSHLITHERIHTGVKS